From Camelina sativa cultivar DH55 chromosome 7, Cs, whole genome shotgun sequence, one genomic window encodes:
- the LOC104703064 gene encoding uncharacterized protein LOC104703064 — protein MESKLQACQQYIHTLESSLREEISRHAPLYGANLESLSMKELDTIARIHEEGLRQIHALQQRKGHTLSHGLPQGHTLYPTTPPQLPPMAIGLPPQLIPNGSGVHSNGHINGSVRPWFSHHT, from the exons ATGGAATCCAAACTCCAAGCTTGCCAG CAATACATCCACACACTAGAATCCTCACTTCGAGAAGAGATTTCAAGACATGCGCCACTGTACGGTGCCAATTTAGAGTCTCTATCGATGAAGGAACTGGACACAATAGCTCGGATCCATGAGGAAGGGCTAAGACAGATACATGCCCTTCAACAACGTAAGGGACACACTTTATCACATGGTCTCCCTCAGGGTCACACACTTTACCCGACTACACCGCCTCAGCTTCCTCCAATGGCGATCGGTTTGCCACCTCAGCTTATTCCTAATGGTTCAGGGGTTCACTCAAACGGCCATATCAACGGTTCCGTCAGGCCTTGGTTTAGCCAccacacttaa
- the LOC104705037 gene encoding LOW QUALITY PROTEIN: WAT1-related protein At2g37450-like (The sequence of the model RefSeq protein was modified relative to this genomic sequence to represent the inferred CDS: inserted 1 base in 1 codon) — protein MGCMKKAIPFLLMVFLQVGLAGMDILTKDVLNKGMSIYVLAVYRHGVATVVMAPFALYFDRTVRPKMTLMIFFKITLLGLLEPVIDQNLFILGMKYTTATFATALYNTLPAITFILALIFRLEKVKIRNIRSAAKVVGTLTTVGGTMMMTLVKGPALDLFWTKGPSAQNTTGTDIHSSIKGAILVTIGCFSYACFMILQAITLKTYPAELSLATWICLMGTVEGAVVALVIEKGNPAAWAIGWDNKLLTVTYSGIMCSALGYYIGGVVMKTRGPVFVTAFKPLCMXVVAIKSSIIFAEQMYLGRALGAAIICAGLYLVIWGKAKDYKHPFTPQVDDDVAKENTIVSGNTKDSINLEVITINKKEEQRHIVVETVF, from the exons ATGGGATGTATGAAGAAGGCAATACCATTTTTGTTAATGGTGTTTTTGCAAGTAGGGCTTGCAGGAATGGACATTCTCACAAAGGATGTCCTGAACAAAGGCATGAGTATTTACGTACTTGCTGTCTACCGTCATGGCGTTGCTACCGTCGTTATGGCCCCGTTCGCCTTATATTTTGACAG GACGGTGAGACCAAAGATGACGCTGATGATATTCTTCAAGATAACGCTACTTGGTTTATTAGA ACCAGTGATAGATCAGAACTTATTTATCCTGGGGATGAAATACACGACTGCTACATTTGCAACTGCCTTATACAACACGCTACCGGCAATCACTTTCATCCTCGCTTTAATATTTAGACTCGAAAAGGTTAAGATTCGGAATATCAGAAGCGCGGCTAAAGTAGTTGGGACACTCACTACAGTTGGAGGAACAATGATGATGACACTTGTTAAAGGTCCAGCTCTCGACCTCTTTTGGACAAAAGGACCCTCTGCACAGAACACAACTGGGACCGATATTCATAGCTCCATCAAAGGAGCAATTTTGGTGACAATTGGTTGTTTCAGTTATGCATGCTTCATGATTCTCCAA GCAATTACGTTGAAAACATACCCGGCTGAGCTTtctttggcaacatggatatgcCTAATGGGGACAGTTGAGGGAGCAGTTGTGGCATTAGTGATCGAGAAAGGGAATCCTGCCGCGTGGGCTATCGGTTGGGACAACAAACTTCTTACCGTCACTTACAGT GGGATAATGTGCTCAGCACTTGGTTACTACATTGGAGGAGTGGTGATGAAAACTAGAGGTCCTGTGTTTGTAACAGCTTTCAAACCTCTTTGTA TCGTTGTAGCGATTAAGTCGAGCATCATCTTTGCTGAGCAGATGTACCTAGGAAG GGCTCTTGGTGCAGCAATTATATGTGCAGGACTATATCTTGTGATATGGGGCAAAGCCAAAGATTACAAACATCCTTTTACTCCACAAGTAGATGATGATGTAGCAAAGGAAAACACTATTGTGAGCGGAAATACGAAGGATAGTATTAATCTTGAAGTCATTACTatcaacaagaaagaagaacaaagacaTATTGTTGTGGAAACAGTGTTTTAA
- the LOC104703060 gene encoding uncharacterized protein LOC104703060 isoform X2: MKGNLWLIALFLVLLLAIFSCAASTPPYEIRKL; encoded by the coding sequence atgaaGGGAAACTTGTGGttgattgctttgtttttggttctcttATTGGCAATTTTCTCGTGTGCAGCTTCAACTCCACCATACGAAATCCGCAAGCTTT
- the LOC109125602 gene encoding uncharacterized protein LOC109125602, which yields MKGSLWFIALLLILSLVISSCGASTQSYKIRKHLNRRTPPSDSKPAPQYLSKQERKLEKHRSVVYGLWWLDELIFKYY from the exons ATGAAGGGAAGCTTGTGGTTTATTGCCTTGTTGTTGATTCTCTCTTTGGTGATTTCATCTTGTGGAGCTTCAACTCAGTCATACAAAATCCGCAAACATT TGAATAGAAGAACACCACCTAGTGATTCAAAACCCGCACCCCAGTATCTTAGCAAGCAagaaagaaaactagaaaagcaTAGATCTGTTGTATATGGGTTGTGGTGGTTAGACGAactgatttttaaatattactaG
- the LOC104703062 gene encoding ER membrane protein complex subunit 7 homolog — MTQIIRSSPVLAFIGLQICFIFFASTLTCTSGSEDSYTITGRVKIPPSNVIGHTAKFSNVKVLLNGGLKITFLRPDGYFTFHKVPAGTHLIEVSAMGYFFSPVRVDVSARHRGKVQATLIETRRSLTEMVLEPLKEEQYYEIREPFNVMNIVKSPMGLMVGFMVVVVFLMPKLMENIDPEEMKQAQEEMRRQGVPSLTSLLPGAGASR, encoded by the exons ATGACGCAGATCATCAGATCCAGTCCCGTTCTCGCTTTCATCGGCTTACAGAtatgcttcatcttcttcgcttCAACTCTCACATGCACTTCTGG GTCTGAGGATAGTTATACCATTACTGGTAGAGTGAAGATTCCACCAA GCAACGTTATTGGTCACACAGCAAAGTTCTCAAATGTCAAAGTTTTACTCAATGGAGGGCTTAAGATCACGTTTCTCAGACCTGATGGCTACTTTACTTT TCACAAAGTTCCTGCTGGGACTCATTTGATTGAAGTGTCGGCAATGGGCTACTTCTTTTCTCCT GTACGAGTAGATGTTAGTGCTCGGCATCGTGGCAAGGTTCAAGCAACACTAATAGAAACCAGGCGGAGTCTTACTGAGATGGTTTTGGAGCCATTGAAGGAAGAGCAATACTACGAG atTCGAGAGCCTTTCAATGTTATGAACATTGTGAAAAGTCCAATGGGTCTCATGGTGGGATTCATGGTCGTGGTTGTGTTCCTAATGCCCAAACTGATGGAAAACATAG ATCCAGAGGAGATGAAGCAAGCACAAGAGGAAATGAGGAGACAAGGTGTGCCTTCGCTAACGAGCTTGTTACCAGGCGCTGGGGCTAGCCGCTAA
- the LOC104703061 gene encoding hydroxyproline O-galactosyltransferase HPGT3-like, whose protein sequence is MESLPTTAPSKSERRGRSSKSSQSSSKPSVIMAFFSCLAWLYVAGRLWQDAENRVVLNNILKTSYDQKPKVLTVDDKLVLLGCKDLERRIVETEMELALAKSQGYLQNSKSSGKKLLAVIGVYSGFGSHLRRNSFRGSWMPQDDALRKLEERGIVVRFVIGRSPNRGDSLDRKIDEENQAKKDFLILDNHEEAQEELSKKVKFFFSAAVQNWDAEFYIKVDDNIDLDLEGLISLLESRRGQDNGYIGCMKSGEVVSEEGEQWYEPEWWKFGDQKSYFHHAAGSLLILSKNLAQYININSGSLKTYAFDDTSIGSWMIGVQATYIDDNRLCCSSIIQDKVCSVA, encoded by the exons ATGGAGAGCTTACCAACGACGGCTCCGTCTAAATCAGAACGACGAGGGAGGTCCTCCAAGTCTTCTCAGAGTTCCTCCAAGCCTTCAGTTATCATGGCTTTCTTCTCTTGCCTCGCTTGGCTCTACGTCGCTGGCC GGTTATGGCAAGATGCAGAGAATAGAGTGGTACTCAACAATATTCTTAAGACGAGTTATGATCAG AAGCCTAAGGTTCTTACGGTGGATGACAAGTTAGTGCTCCTAGGATGCAa agATCTTGAGAGGAGAATTGTTGAAACTGAAATGGAGTTGGCTCTTGCAAAGAGTCAAGGCTATCTGCAAAACTCGAAAAGTTCAGGGAAGAAATTGCTTGCTGTGATTGGAGTGTATTCAGGCTTTGGAAGTCATCTGAGGCGTAATTCATTTAGAGGATCTTGGATGCCACAAG aTGATGCTTTGAGGAAACTTGAAGAAAGAGGAATTGTCGTTCGTTTTGTGATTGGTCGAAG TCCAAATCGAGGTGATAGCTTAGATCGAAAAATTGACGAggaaaatcaagcaaaaaaagattttttgatTCTT GATAATCATGAAGAGGCTCAAGAAGAGTTATCCAAGAAAGTAAAGTTCTTCTTCAGTGCTGCTGTTCAAAACTGGGATGCAGAGTTTTACATCAAAGTTGATGACAATATTGACCTAGATCTTG AGGGGTTGATCAGCCTACTTGAAAGTCGACGTGGTCAAGATAATGGTTATATCGGGTGTATGAAGTCTGGGGAAGTGGTTTCTGAAGA GGGAGAGCAATGGTATGAGCCAGAATGGTGGAAATTTGGGGATCAAAAATC GTACTTTCATCATGCAGCTGGTTCACTGTTAATACTATCTAAGAATTTGGCtcaatatataaacataaacag TGGATCATTGAAGACATATGCGTTTGACGATACCTCCATAGGGTCTTGGATGATTGGTGTTCAGGCAACGTATATAGACGACAATCGCCTTTGCTGCAGCAGCATCATAcaag ACAAGGTGTGTTCTGTGGCTTGA
- the LOC104703063 gene encoding 3-isopropylmalate dehydrogenase 2, chloroplastic-like — MTAGAAALQTNIRPVKVPATFRAVSKQYPFRVRCAVGSPGNKRYNITLLPGDGIGPEVVSIAKNVLRQAGSLEGVEFSFREMPIGGAALDLVGVPLPEETISAAKESDAVLLGAIGGYKWDNNEKHLRPEKGLLQLRAALKVFANLRPATVLSQLVDASTLKREVAEGVDLMVVRELTGGIYFGEPRGIKTNENGEEVGFNTEVYAAHEIDRIARVAFETARKRRGKLCSVDKANVLEASILWRKRVTALASEYPDVELSHMYVDNAAMQLVRDPKQFDTIVTNNIFGDILSDEASMITGSIGMLPSASLSDSGPGLFEPIHGSAPDIAGQDKANPLATILSAAMLLKYGLGEEKAAKRIEDAVLVALNNGFRTGDIYSAGTKLVGCKEMGEEVLKSVDSQLPASV, encoded by the exons ATGACGGCGGGGGCGGCGGCTCTGCAGACGAATATCAGACCGGTCAAGGTTCCGGCTACCTTTAGAGCTGTCTCCAAACAATATCCCTTTAGAGTAAGATGCGCTGTTGGTTCCCCTGGGAATAAACGATACAACATCACTCTCCTTCCCGGTGACGGCATCGGTCCGGAGGTTGTCTCTATTGCCAAAAATGTGCTTCGCCAAGCTGGATCTCTCGAAG GAGTTGAATTTAGCTTCCGGGAGATGCCCATTGGAGGAGCTGCTTTGGATTTGGTCGGAGTTCCCTTGCCGGAGGAGACCATCTCAGCTGCTAAAGAATCAGATGCAGTGCTTCTTGGAGCCATTGGAgg GTACAAATGGGATAACAATGAAAAACATCTGAGGCCTGAGAAGGGTTTACTTCAGCTTCGTGCAGCTCTCAAAGTCTTTGCAAATCTGAGACCTGCTACAGTTCTTTCACAG TTAGTGGATGCTTCCACCTTGAAGAGAGAGGTAGCTGAAGGTGTTGATCTAATGGTTGTTAGGGAGCTTACAGGAG GTATTTACTTTGGAGAGCCAAGGGGCATAAAGACCAATGAAAATGGCGAGGAAGTTGGGTTTAATACTGAGGTTTATGCTGCTCACGAG ATTGATAGAATTGCTCGTGTGGCCTTTGAGACTGCTCGGAAACGGCGTGGCAAGCTTTGTTCAGTCGACAAAGCTAATGTCTTGGAA GCCTCAATTTTATGGAGGAAACGAGTAACAGCATTAGCATCTGAATATCCTGATGTTGAGCTGTCACATATGTATGTTGACAATGCCGCGATGCAGCTTGTTCGTGACCCAAAACAG TTTGACACCATCGTCACAAACAACATTTTTGGTGATATATTATCCGATGAAGCTTCAATGATCACAGGAAGCATTGGAATGCTGCCATCTGCTAGTCTCAGTGATTCT GGACCTGGACTCTTTGAACCAATACATGGTTCTGCACCTGATATTGCTGGACAG GATAAGGCAAACCCATTGGCAACGATTCTTAGTGCTGCAATGCTTCTGAAATACGGACTTGGAGAAGAAAAGGCAGCCAAGAGAATTGAAGACGCAGTTTTGGTTGCTCTGAACAACGGATTCAGAACTGGAGACATTTACTCCGCAGGAACT AAACTGGTTGGCTGCAAGGAGATGGGAGAGGAGGTTCTGAAGTCAGTAGACTCCCAACTTCCAGCTTCTGTTTAA
- the LOC104703060 gene encoding uncharacterized protein LOC104703060 isoform X1 → MKGNLWLIALFLVLLLAIFSCAASTPPYEIRKLLNIKTPPNGSRPAPQFH, encoded by the exons atgaaGGGAAACTTGTGGttgattgctttgtttttggttctcttATTGGCAATTTTCTCGTGTGCAGCTTCAACTCCACCATACGAAATCCGCAAGCTTT TGAATATAAAAACACCACCTAATGGTTCAAGGCCCGCACCCCAATTTCATTAG
- the LOC104705036 gene encoding exocyst complex component SEC5A-like has product MSSGSNDLDEDELLQMALKEQAQRDLTYQKPPSSSTRKPVANLVQQPRQQQKPAAAAPPKKSAAAVRKPSMDEDDESEVELLSISSGDDDLERERERGGSGGGAGRGRGSDVREKGRARKEDDSAWDGEEPDCWKRVNEAELARRVRDMRESRTAPVVQKVESKVAAPGKKVVLTSLQSLPRGMECIDPLKLGIIDNKTLRLITESSGSPSKAEKVDNTLREKLVYFSDHFDPKLFLSRIHQDTSAADLEAGALGLKSDLKGRNLQRKQLVKDNFDCFVSCKTTIDDIESKLKRIEEDPEGSGTTHLFNCMKSVTSRANLAFEPLFERQAQAEKIRSVQGMLQRFRTLFNLPSIIRSSISKGEYDLAVREYKKAKSIALPSHVNILKRVLEEVEKVMLEFKGTLYKSMEDPKIDFTSLENTVRLLLELEPESDPVWHYLNVQNHRIHGLLEKCTYDHEARVESLRHETHEKAISDAKWQQIQQNGVPYSDTASSVEYNEVQVDLQSVEFPGEEIDTLKGRYIKRLTAVLVHHIPVFWKTAISIFSGKFAKSSQVTDTSANKAEEKVTEARYSTHSLEEVAGMIRKTISVYEAKVNSTFCDFDESCILRPFMSDAINEVSKACQAFEAKESAPHSAVVALRKVQAEITKIYIQRLCSWMRASTEEISKEETWIPVSILERNRSPYAISYLPLTFRSVIVSGMEQINLMILSVKGEAAKSEDMFAQIEEILISVRLAFLNCFLDFAAHLEQIGADLSQSTSRQENLKNGYTDDHQEEPSANAYGSVVDPHRRLLMVLSNIGYCKDELASDLYNKFKYIWLQSRGKDEDSSDLQDLIMSFSGLGEKVLEHYTFAKANLIRTAATNYLLDSGIQWGSAPQVKGIRDAAVELLHTLVAVHAEVFAGAKPLLDKILGVLIEGLIDTFLSLVEENRSSDLRSIDANGFCQLMFELEYFETVLNPYFTSDATASLKSLQGTVLEIAIESISEAVETPGHNRRPTRGSEDTVSDDKQSVSADDLLVTYPLLFPTNSIKFQNLNFDQSSAGEIEDDERGFSDEDEETEG; this is encoded by the exons ATGTCCAGCGGTAGCAACGATCTAGACGAAGATGAGCTTCTTCAAATGGCGTTGAAAGAGCAGGCTCAGAGAGATCTCACCTATCAGaaacctccttcttcatctaCTCGCAAGCCTGTTGCCAATTTAGTGCAGCAGCCTCGACAGCAGCAGAAGCCTGCCGCTGCGGCTCCGCCGAAGAAGTCTGCGGCGGCTGTTAGGAAACCTTCTAtggatgaggatgatgagtcGGAGGTGGAATTGCTTAGTATTTCTAGCGGGGATGATGATTTGGAGAGGGAAAGGGAAAGAGGTGGTTCCGGTGGTGGTGCCGGGAGAGGAAGAGGTAGCGATGTTCGCGAGAAGGGAAGAGCGAGGAAAGAGGATGATAGTGCTTGGGATGGAGAGGAGCCTGATTGTTGGAAACGGGTTAATGAAGCTGAG CTTGCCCGTAGGGTTCGTGATATGCGGGAATCAAGAACAGCACCCGTGGTTCAGAAAGTAGAGAGTAAAGTAGCTGCACCTGGCAAAAAAGTGGTTCTAACAAGTTTGCAGTCATTGCCTCGCGGTATGGAATGTATTGATCCACTAAAATTAGG GATAATAGACAATAAGACACTGAGATTAATCACTGAGTCGTCAGGCAGCCCATCAAAAGCTGAGAAAGTGGATAATACTCTTCGGG AAAAATTGGTTTACTTCTCTGATCATTTCGATCCGAAGCTGTTTCTTTCTCGCATTCACCAAGATACGAGTGCAGCAGATTTGGAGGCTGGTGCCCTTGGCCTGAAAAGTGACCTGAAGGGTCGGAATCTGCAAAGGAAACAATTGGTAAAGGACAATTTTGACTGCTTCGTCTCATGTAAAACGACAATTGATG ATATTGAGTCAAAACTGAAGCGGATTGAAGAAGACCCTGAAGGGTCAGGAACTACTCATTTGTTCAATTGTATGAAAAGTGTGACATCAAGGGCCAATCTTGCATTTGAGCCTCTTTTTGAGAGACAG GCTCAAGCTGAGAAAATCAGGTCTGTTCAAGGAATGCTTCAGAGATTCCGGACATTGTTCAATTTGCCCAGTATCATTCGTAGCAGTATTAGCAAGGGTGAATATGATTTGGCTGTTCGAGAATACAAGAAGGCGAAATCTATAGCTCTCCCTTCTCAT GTAAATATACTCAAGCGTGTACTCGAGGAGGTTGAGAAAGTTATGCTGGAATTTAAAGGCACACTATACAAGTCTATGGAAGATCCAAAAATAGACTTCACAAGT CTGGAAAACACTGTGAGGCTTTTGCTAGAGCTGGAACCCGAATCTGATCCTGTGTGGCATTACCTAAATGTTCAG AATCATAGAATCCACGGCTTGCTTGAGAAATGTACATATGATCATGAAGCAAGGGTGGAAAGTTTGCGTCATGAGACTCATGAGAAAGCCATCTCGGATGCGAAGTGGCAACAGATTCAACAAAATGGCGTTCCATAT TCAGATACTGCCTCTTCTGTTGAATATAATGAAGTCCAAGTTGACCTACAATCAGTGGAATTCCCCGGCGAAGAGATTGATACTTTGAAGGGAAGATACATCAAAAGATTGACTGCTGTGCTTGTGCATCATATCCCTGTGTTTTGGAAAACAGCTATATCTATTTTCAGTGGAAAATTTGCCAAG TCCTCCCAAGTTACTGATACTTCAGCCAATAAAGCCGAGGAAAAGGTCACAGAGGCAAGGTATTCAACTCATTCTTTGGAAGAAGTTGCTGGGATGATACGCAAGACTATTTCTGTGTATGAAGCAAAG GTGAACAGCacattttgtgattttgatgaATCATGCATTCTCCGCCCATTTATGAGTGATGCCATCAACGAAGTATCAAAAGCATGCCAAGCTTTTGAAGCCAAAGAGTCAGCGCCTCACAGTGCTG TCGTTGCACTAAGAAAAGTCCAGGCGGAAATCACCAAGATTTATATCCAAAGGCTTTGCTCTTGGATGAGGGCATCCACAGAAGAGATATCAAAAGAGGAGACGTGGATCCCGGTTTCTATTCTTGAAAGGAATAGATCTCCATATGCCATTTCTTACTTGCCTCTTACATTCCGTTCAGTTATTGTCTCTGGCATGGAACAAATCAATCT GATGATCCTCTCTGTCAAAGGTGAAGCAGCTAAGTCAGAAGATATGTTTGCCCAAATTGAGGAAATCCTGATATCTGTTAGACTGGCTTTTTTGAACTGCTTTCTGGATTTTGCTG CGCACTTGGAGCAAATTGGTGCTGATCTTTCCCAAAGCACCTCAAGacaagaaaatttgaaaaacggATATACTGATGATCATCAGGAAGAACCATCAGCCAACGCCTACGGAAGTGTTGTTGATCCTCACAGGCGATTATTGATGGTCTTAAGTAATATAGGTTATTGCAAAGATGAACTTGCTTCCGACCTTTACAACAAGTTCAAATATATCTGGTTGCAGTCTAG GGGAAAAGATGAAGACAGTAGCGATCTTCAAGATCTAATTATGTCTTTCTCTGGTCTTGGAGAGAAGGTCCTCGAGCATTACACTTTTGCTAag GCAAATTTGATCAGAACAGCTGCCACAAATTATTTGCTGGACTCTGGTATTCAGTGGGGATCAGCACCTCAAGTGAAA GGCATACGAGATGCGGCTGTTGAGCTCTTGCACACTCTTGTAGCTGTCCATGCAGAG GTCTTTGCGGGTGCCAAACCCCTCCTGGACAAGATTCTTGGCGTTCTGATTGAAGGTCTGATCGACACTTTTCTCAGTCTTGTGGAAGAAAACAGATCAAGTGACCTAAGATCAATTGATGCAAATGGTTTCTGCCAACTGATGTTTGAG CTTGAATATTTTGAGACAGTACTGAATCCATATTTTACAAGTGATGCAACCGCATCTCTCAAGTCTCTACAAGGAACCGTGTTGGAGATAGCTATAGAGAGCATCAGTGAAGCAGTCGAAACCCCGGGGCATAATCGCAGACCAACTCGTGGCAGTGAAGACACAGTTTCAGATGACAAGCAATCTGTTTCAGCAGATGACCTCCTGGTAACATATCCCCTTCTCTTTCCAACAAATTCGATCAAATTTCAGAACCTCAattttgatca GTCTTCCGCTGGAGAAATCGAAGACGACGAGAGAGGCTTCtccgatgaagatgaagaaacggAGGGATGA